The Metamycoplasma subdolum DNA window GAAGCTAGTGAAGGCAGTGTAATTAAAGATAAAAATTCACGTTTAAGCGTACTTTCTCAAAACCAAAATGAATTTGATGATTATATTGCAACCAATGTTGTTATTATGGGAAATAAAGAACTTTATGACCTTAATTTAGAAAAAAATGCTATTTATGAAAATCCAAATGCAACAATGGAAGATTATGAAAAGGCAAGTTTGCTTGAACAAAAATTTGGCGAAATGGGCGGATGAAATGCTGAAAATGACGCTCAAACTTTACTATCAAATTTAGGAATTGCTAAAGAAAAATGGAATGCTAAAATGTCAACTTTAAAAGCAAGTGAAAAAGTTAAAGTTTTACTTGCAAAAGCACTTTTTGGCAACCCTGATGTTTTAATCATGGATGAACCAACAAACAGGCTTGATTTAAAAACAATTAAATGGCTAGAGAACTTTTTAGCAAATTACGAAAATATTGTTATTGTAGTTAGCCATGACTCTGACTTTTTAGATGAAATTTGTACCCATACAGTTGATATAGATTATTCTGAAGCAAAACTTTTTGTTGGAAATTATTCTTTCTGAAAACAATCAAGTCAACTTATTTTAGAAATGAGACAAAAACAAAACTTAAAGAAAGAAGAGCAGGCACAAAAACTTAAAGAATTTATCGCTCGGTTTTCAGCAAATGCTTCAAAATCAAGACAAGCAACAAGCAGGAAGAAATTACTTGAAAAATTAGTTATTGATGAAATAAAACCATCATCAAGAAAATACCCTTTCATTCGTTTTGAACTTAATAGAGAGCCTGGGAAACAAGTACTTTCTGTTGAAAACTTAGGTTATAAAAATGAAAAAGGTGAATGACTTTTCCAAAATGTTTCCTTTACCTTAAAACAACATGACAAAATGGTTGTGATTGGTGAAGATGATATTGCAAAAACCAAACTTTTAGAAATTATTAATGGCGAGGTAAAACCTACTACTGGACAAGTAACTTGAGGAATAACAATTAAGCCTAATTACTTTCCAAATAATAATCTAAAATTCTTTCAAAATAATGAGACAATTTTAGAGTGAATTAGCAAATGACCATTGAATAATTCAACACAAGAAACTAAAGATAATTCAGATTCAAGAATGAGATCATTTTTAGGAAGAATGCTTTTTTCAAATGATACCGTATTTAAGAAAGTTAATGTGACAAGTGGTGGTGAAAAAGTAAGGCTTATGTTTTCTAAAATTATGCTTGAAGAAAGTAATTTTTTGAGTTTTAACCAACCATTAGATCACCTTGATAGTGAAGCAATCGATTCATTCATTGAAGCAATAAAACTTTACAAAAGTTCATGCATTTTTACAACATATAATAGAGCATTTATTAAAGAATGTGCAAACGTAATTTTAGAAATAAAACCAGATGAAAGTTTTCTATTTTATGGAGCACTTGATGAATATGAAAAAGCAATGAATTATTAAAAAAATAAATATATAAAAAAAGGAGAAAAAAATGAATAAAATTGATGAAAAATTAATCAAAAAATTTGAACAAAAATACTTAAAAGATACAAAAAATTTAGTAGTAGAAAACGCTATTATTAAAAACGGAATTAGAATGGCTTCAATCAATAATGAAGCAGTTAAAAAACATACTTTTAATTTCTCAAATGAAACAAAAATTGGATCGATAACTGACCAAAAATTTTCAGGTCGTTGTTGAATTTTTGCTGCATTAAATGTTTGCCGTTCAAAGATAATTGAAGAACTAAATTTAGAAAGTTTTGAAATTTCACAAAACTACATTAACTTTTATGATCTTCTAGAAAAGGCTAATGTTTATTTAAACTTTATTGATAAACATTTACAAGAAAATAAAAAGATTTTACCAGATGACAGACTTTTTAGACTTTACAATGATGTCTCTGTCCCTGATGGCGGATATTGAGAATTCTTCGTAGCAATTATTGAAAAATATGGTGTTTGCCCCAAAGAATTTATGATTGAAACTTTTGAATCAGAAAAGAACCATGATTTATTGACTCAACTTGATTGAAGAATGAAAGCTTATGCTAAAAAAATGGAAAAGGCTTTCAAAGATAATTTAG harbors:
- a CDS encoding ABC-F family ATP-binding cassette domain-containing protein, which produces MLEVVGLSKIFPDKKLFTNVNLKFLPGNVYGIIGANGVGKSTFLKILSGEIEASEGSVIKDKNSRLSVLSQNQNEFDDYIATNVVIMGNKELYDLNLEKNAIYENPNATMEDYEKASLLEQKFGEMGGWNAENDAQTLLSNLGIAKEKWNAKMSTLKASEKVKVLLAKALFGNPDVLIMDEPTNRLDLKTIKWLENFLANYENIVIVVSHDSDFLDEICTHTVDIDYSEAKLFVGNYSFWKQSSQLILEMRQKQNLKKEEQAQKLKEFIARFSANASKSRQATSRKKLLEKLVIDEIKPSSRKYPFIRFELNREPGKQVLSVENLGYKNEKGEWLFQNVSFTLKQHDKMVVIGEDDIAKTKLLEIINGEVKPTTGQVTWGITIKPNYFPNNNLKFFQNNETILEWISKWPLNNSTQETKDNSDSRMRSFLGRMLFSNDTVFKKVNVTSGGEKVRLMFSKIMLEESNFLSFNQPLDHLDSEAIDSFIEAIKLYKSSCIFTTYNRAFIKECANVILEIKPDESFLFYGALDEYEKAMNY